The following coding sequences are from one Streptomyces dengpaensis window:
- a CDS encoding IucA/IucC family protein, with the protein MNATPAPDGRPHTHERAACGTQTPLRPEAESVPRQKEAARKSERPRGATADLLEHPDAQTAAQAAAVENLLRCWVRENNLPAPDDGTLRIPLPTSGTTLVAPVHYWSATGWHRFGLPYLADAPDEVPPADAVTVAVLLARQSATASAATSATPARVSVDPSPTAPHAPEPGGAPLGAATAHPEPQAAAHSPAGDGADLVGRVADSVRRTAVFISDRRQHPADEPDLFLAAEQALLLGHPLHPTPKSRDGLSEAEARLYSPELRGSFPLHWMAVAPSVLAADSAWTERGRRVSAEQLTLRLAGAGLPLPDGYAALPLHPWQLGEARHRPETAALLDAGLLQDLGPHGVPWHPTSSVRTVYRSGAPAMLKLCLGLRITNSRRENLRKELHRGVEVHRLLRSGLFMQWQAVHPGFDIVRDPAWLAVNNPDGSPLPGLDVMIRHNPFSPTDDAGCVAGLVSPRPHAQPGAQNPAQGLPLMRSRLTEIVTGLAGRTGRPRGAVATEWFLRYLEQVVRPVLWLDSEAGIALEAHQQNTLLLLDPEGWPKGGRYRDNQGYYFRESRRAELDARLPGIGEHSDTFVSDEVTDERFAYYLAINNVLGLVGAFGSQRLADEQLLLAAFRRFLTDVATGPARLRTPLPAHLLDSPVLRCKANLLTRLHGLDELVGPVDTQSVYVTIANPLHS; encoded by the coding sequence GTGAACGCCACCCCCGCACCCGACGGCCGTCCCCACACCCACGAGCGAGCGGCCTGTGGCACGCAGACCCCCCTCAGGCCGGAGGCCGAATCGGTCCCCCGGCAGAAGGAAGCGGCCCGGAAGTCCGAGCGGCCGCGCGGCGCCACCGCCGACCTGCTGGAGCATCCTGACGCGCAGACCGCGGCCCAGGCGGCGGCCGTGGAGAACCTGCTGCGGTGCTGGGTACGGGAGAACAACCTGCCGGCCCCCGACGACGGCACCCTCCGCATCCCCCTCCCCACCAGCGGCACGACCCTCGTGGCCCCCGTCCACTACTGGTCCGCCACCGGCTGGCACCGCTTCGGCCTTCCGTACCTCGCCGACGCCCCCGACGAGGTACCACCCGCCGACGCGGTCACGGTGGCGGTACTGCTCGCCCGGCAATCGGCGACCGCGTCGGCAGCCACGAGCGCCACCCCCGCTCGCGTCTCCGTCGACCCGTCGCCCACCGCACCTCACGCGCCAGAGCCCGGCGGAGCGCCCCTCGGAGCCGCCACGGCTCACCCCGAACCTCAGGCTGCCGCGCACAGCCCTGCTGGTGACGGCGCCGACCTCGTCGGCCGCGTCGCCGACTCCGTACGCCGCACCGCCGTGTTCATCAGCGACCGCAGGCAACACCCGGCCGACGAACCTGACCTCTTTCTCGCCGCCGAACAGGCCCTTTTGCTGGGCCACCCGCTGCACCCGACGCCGAAGAGCCGCGACGGACTCTCCGAGGCCGAAGCCCGGCTGTATTCACCCGAGTTGCGCGGCTCCTTCCCTCTGCACTGGATGGCTGTCGCCCCGTCGGTGCTGGCCGCCGACTCGGCGTGGACGGAACGCGGCCGCCGCGTCTCCGCGGAGCAGCTCACTCTGCGGTTGGCCGGTGCCGGGCTGCCGCTGCCCGACGGGTACGCGGCCCTGCCGCTGCACCCCTGGCAGCTGGGCGAGGCGCGTCACCGTCCCGAGACCGCAGCTCTGCTGGATGCCGGGCTGCTCCAGGACCTCGGCCCGCACGGTGTCCCGTGGCACCCCACCTCCTCGGTCCGCACCGTCTACCGCTCCGGCGCGCCCGCGATGCTGAAGCTGTGCCTGGGCCTGCGTATCACCAACTCCCGTCGTGAGAACCTCCGCAAGGAACTCCACCGTGGCGTGGAGGTCCACCGTCTGCTGCGCAGTGGCCTGTTCATGCAGTGGCAGGCCGTCCACCCGGGCTTCGACATCGTGCGCGACCCTGCCTGGCTCGCCGTCAACAATCCCGACGGCAGCCCCCTGCCCGGGCTCGACGTGATGATCCGCCACAACCCGTTCAGCCCGACGGACGACGCCGGGTGCGTGGCGGGACTGGTCTCGCCCCGGCCCCACGCCCAACCCGGCGCACAGAACCCGGCACAGGGCCTGCCCCTCATGCGCTCCCGGCTCACCGAGATCGTCACCGGGCTCGCCGGACGCACCGGCCGCCCACGCGGCGCCGTCGCCACCGAGTGGTTCCTGCGCTATCTGGAGCAGGTCGTACGCCCCGTGCTCTGGCTGGACAGCGAGGCGGGAATCGCCCTGGAAGCGCACCAGCAGAACACCCTGCTCCTGCTGGACCCCGAAGGCTGGCCCAAAGGCGGCCGCTACCGCGACAACCAGGGCTACTACTTCCGCGAGTCACGGCGCGCCGAACTCGACGCTCGGCTGCCCGGCATCGGCGAGCACAGCGACACGTTCGTTTCCGACGAGGTCACCGACGAACGCTTCGCCTACTACCTCGCCATCAACAACGTGCTCGGCCTCGTCGGCGCGTTCGGCTCCCAACGCCTGGCCGACGAACAGCTGTTGCTCGCCGCCTTCCGCCGCTTCCTCACGGACGTGGCCACCGGCCCGGCCCGGCTGCGTACGCCCCTGCCGGCCCACCTGCTCGACTCACCGGTCCTGCGCTGCAAGGCCAACCTGCTGACCCGGCTGCACGGCCTCGACGAACTCGTCGGTCCCGTCGACACGCAGTCCGTCTACGTCACCATCGCCAACCCCCTTCATTCCTGA
- a CDS encoding diaminobutyrate--2-oxoglutarate transaminase family protein has translation MRAPEVSEGAQETRPGAPDGARAAHEGILRRQSARESAARTYARALPIVPVRARGLTIEGADGRRYLDCLSGAGTLALGHNHPVVLEAIRRVLDSGAPLHVLDLATPLKDAFTTELFRTLPPRFADRARVRFCGPAGTDAVEAAFKLVRAATGRTGLLAFTGAYHGMTAGALEASGDATEVRVARLPYPQDYRCPFGIGGDRGAELAARWTESVLDDSKSGVPRPAGMILEPVQGEGGVIPAPDAWMRRMREITAARSIPLIADEVQTGVGRTGAFWAVEHSGITPDVMVLSKAIGGSLPLAVVVYRDDLDVWQPGAHAGTFRGNQLAMAAGTATLAYVRENRLAERAGTLGTHILAQLRKLADEFPCIGDVRGRGLMIGVEFVDPEATPHAAVGAPPSAAPELAAAVQRECLRRGLIVELGGRRSSVVRLLPPLTISDEQATAVLDRLADAVGALAGARGDLGRGRTP, from the coding sequence ATGAGGGCGCCCGAAGTGTCTGAGGGGGCGCAGGAGACTCGTCCCGGAGCGCCCGACGGGGCGCGCGCGGCGCACGAGGGGATTCTGCGGCGCCAGTCGGCGCGCGAGTCGGCGGCGCGCACCTATGCGCGCGCCCTTCCGATCGTTCCCGTGCGGGCGCGCGGGCTGACGATCGAGGGCGCCGACGGGCGCCGCTATCTCGACTGCCTCTCGGGTGCCGGGACCCTGGCCCTCGGGCACAACCATCCGGTGGTCCTGGAGGCGATCAGAAGGGTCCTCGACTCGGGGGCGCCGCTGCACGTCCTCGACCTCGCCACGCCTCTGAAGGACGCCTTCACCACGGAGCTGTTCCGCACGCTTCCACCCCGGTTCGCCGACCGTGCCCGGGTCCGGTTCTGCGGACCGGCCGGGACGGACGCCGTCGAGGCCGCGTTCAAGCTGGTGCGCGCGGCGACCGGGCGCACGGGGCTGCTCGCGTTCACCGGCGCGTACCACGGGATGACCGCGGGGGCGCTCGAAGCATCCGGGGACGCTACCGAGGTACGTGTCGCGCGCCTGCCGTATCCGCAGGACTACCGCTGCCCGTTCGGGATCGGCGGCGACCGCGGCGCCGAACTCGCCGCGCGCTGGACCGAGTCCGTGCTCGACGACAGCAAGTCGGGCGTACCGCGCCCCGCCGGGATGATCCTCGAACCCGTCCAAGGCGAAGGCGGAGTGATTCCCGCGCCCGACGCCTGGATGCGCCGGATGCGCGAGATCACCGCGGCACGATCGATCCCCCTGATCGCGGACGAGGTCCAGACCGGAGTCGGCCGGACCGGCGCCTTCTGGGCGGTGGAACACAGCGGGATCACACCGGACGTGATGGTCCTGTCCAAGGCCATCGGCGGCAGCCTGCCGCTGGCCGTCGTCGTCTACCGCGACGACCTCGACGTCTGGCAACCCGGCGCCCACGCGGGCACGTTCCGCGGCAACCAGCTCGCCATGGCCGCAGGCACGGCGACTCTCGCGTACGTCCGCGAGAACCGTCTCGCCGAGCGCGCCGGCACCCTGGGGACCCACATACTGGCCCAACTCCGCAAACTCGCGGACGAATTCCCCTGCATCGGCGATGTACGGGGTCGGGGACTGATGATCGGCGTCGAATTCGTCGACCCGGAAGCGACCCCGCACGCCGCCGTCGGCGCCCCCCCATCGGCCGCTCCCGAACTCGCCGCCGCCGTCCAGCGAGAGTGCCTCCGCCGTGGCTTGATCGTGGAACTCGGCGGCCGCCGTTCCAGCGTCGTGCGCCTCCTGCCCCCGCTGACCATCAGCGACGAACAGGCGACCGCCGTGCTCGACCGACTCGCGGACGCGGTGGGGGCGTTGGCGGGGGCACGGGGGGACCTGGGGCGTGGGCGGACGCCGTAG